CGCGGTGTTGATCAACACCGGCAACCCCACCGACTACCTCACCGGCAAGCTGCGCGCCTCGGTCGACGGTCCGTTTCTCGACGGCGGGCGCGGCGGCGCCAATTACACCGTCTCGGGCGTGGTGTCCGGCCCGCTGGTCGAAGACACGCTGCTGTTCAAGCTGGGCGGTTATTACAACAAGGACGAAGGCTACTTCACCAACCTGTTCGACGGCTCGAACCACGGCGAAGCAGAGACCAAGATCCTGCGCGGTGCGCTCGAAGGCCGGTTCGGCGACCTCACGCTGACCGGCAAGCTCGACTATTTCGACAGCGAGGGCGACGGCCCGGCGGGCCAGAACCGCGGCCAGTTCGACCGCGAGAGCTTCGACTTGGCGATCGACAATCCCGGCAACTACGACAACGAGATCTGGACCGCCTCGCTGACCGCCGAGGCCGACATCGGCCCCGGCACGCTGACCAATATCTTCGGCTGGCGCAAATATGACGCGACCACCGATGGCGACATCGACTCGCTGCCGGTCTTCATCTTCCACTCGCCGACCGACACCGCGCAGGAGCAGTTCTCGAACGAGCTGCGCTATGCCGTCTCGACCGATGCCTTCGACCTCACCGTGGGCGGGTTCTGGTTCGACCAGTCGATCGCCTACACTGAACAGCGCAACATCGTCAGCGTCGCCCCGCTCGCCTTCTACGGCGGCGGCGAGCAGGACCACGAAGTGCTAGGGCTGTTTGCCGCGGGCGAATGGCACCTTACCGATGCGCTCTCGCTGATCGTCGGGATCCGCTGGAGCCGCGAAGAGAAGGACGCGGCGGTCACCTATGTCCGCCCGCGCCCCGAATGCTCGGTCATCGACGGGACCTGCCCGGTCACCGGCACCAATCCGTTCAGCGCCAATCCGGCGCTAGCCGCGATTTTCCCGGGCGGCATCGAGAACAACGGGTTCAGCGACAAGAACGACTGGACCAACTGGTCGCCCAAGCTGGGCCTGCAGTACGAGTTCGGCCGCGGCCAGCTCTACACCCACTGGACCCGCGGCTATCGCAGCGGCGGCTACAATTTCCGCATCACCAGCCCCGCCGCGTTCGAAGCGATTGCAGCGGCCAACGGCGCCTTCTTCTTCGACGAGGAAAAGGTCGACAATTACGAGATCGGCGGCAAGTTCCAGACCGACAGCGGCGACTTCACGCTCAATGTCGCGGCCTATTACACCGACATCTCGAACATCCAGCGCGAGGTCAACCAGGCCTCGGCCAGCGCGGGCGTGGCGCAGTCGATCTTCAACACCGCCGACGCCTCGATCCTGGGGTTCGAGGCCGAAGCGCGCATGCGCGTGTCGCCCTCGCTGCTGTTCACCGCCAACCTCGGGGTGATGGACGACAAGTACGACGCGATCCTGTTCGACATTTCGGGCGACGGCGCGATCGACGACGCCGATCTTGCCCTGCGCCTGCCGCGCGTGCCCGAAGTGACCTGGGGCATGGGCGTGATCCATGAATGGGATCTTGGCGCGAGCGAAATCGTCAGCCGCGTGAACTTCCAGTACCGCGACGAGTTCGCCTACACCGACAACAACTTCGGCTACGTCCAGGACGCCTCGATGCTCGATGCGAACATCACCTGGAACACGCCGGTCGATGGGCTGAGCCTGTCGCTTTACGGCAAGAACCTGCTCGACCAGGTCCAGGCCGGCGGCGACACGCAACTGCCGTTCGGGGCGGGCGCCTTCTCGAACGGGGTCAACCGCCCGTTCGATCCGAACCCGGCAGTCGGCACCTTCTCGCCGCTGATGAAGGGGCGGCAGGTCGGGATCGAAGCCGCGTTCGAATTCTGATCATTGGTGCGGGGAGGGAGCGATCCCTCCCCGTTGCCAATCAAGAACGCGCGCCGAACAGCGCAGTGCCGACGCGTACATGCGTCGCGCCGAGCATGACCGCCGTCGGATAATCGCCGCTCATCCCCATGCTGAGCTGGTCGAGCCCATTCTCGGAAGCCAGCTTGGCCAGCAGCGCGAAGAAGGGTGCGGGTTCGATTTCGGCGGGCGGGATACACATCAGCCCGATCACCGGAATGCCTGCCGCGCGCGCCTGTTCGAGCAAGTCGGGCAGCGCATCGATAGCGCAGCCGCCCTTCTGCTCCTCGCTGCCGATATTGACCTGGATGAAACAGGACACGCGCCTGTCCGCCTTGTCCATTGCCTTCGCCAGCGCCTTGAGCAGGCTCGGCCGGTCGAGCGAATGGATGCAGTCGAACAGCGCCACCGCATCCTCCGCCTTGTTCGACTGCAGCTGGCCGATCAGGTGCAGTTCGACGTCGGGGAATTGCTCGCGCAGCTCGGGCCATTTCTCCTGCGCTTCCTGCACCCGGTTCTCGCCGAAGACGCGGTGACCCTCGCCAAGCAGCGGCGCAATCGCCTCGGCCGGATGCGTCTTGCTGACCGCGATCAGCGTCACGTCGCCGGGCTCGCGGCGCGAGGCCTTGCAGGCCTTGGCAATTTCGGTGTGCACTTGCTCGAGCGGGGATGCTGGATTGTCCATCGCGCGCCGCTATAGCGAAGCGATGCGCCGTTTCCAGTCCCTGCCGCAGCTCTGGCTGCTTTCCGACGAGCGCAACGATGCGGTGCTGGAGGAGGCGCTCCGCCGCCTGCCGCGCGGATCGGGCTTCGTTTATCGGCATTATCACCTGGGCGACCCGGAGCGGTGGGCACGGTTTCGGGCGCTGCGCCGGATCGCGCGCACGATGGACCACTGGATGCTCCTCGCCGACAGCGCGCTGACCGCGCGCGAATGGGGCGCCGACGGGATCTACGGTGCGCCGCGCAGCCTCTATCCGCGCCGCAGCGAGCTGGTCCAGATCGCCACCGCGCACGGCATGGACGAGATTGCGCAGGCCAATCGCCACGGCGCCGATGCGATC
This region of Altererythrobacter sp. CAU 1644 genomic DNA includes:
- a CDS encoding YggS family pyridoxal phosphate-dependent enzyme, with the translated sequence MDNPASPLEQVHTEIAKACKASRREPGDVTLIAVSKTHPAEAIAPLLGEGHRVFGENRVQEAQEKWPELREQFPDVELHLIGQLQSNKAEDAVALFDCIHSLDRPSLLKALAKAMDKADRRVSCFIQVNIGSEEQKGGCAIDALPDLLEQARAAGIPVIGLMCIPPAEIEPAPFFALLAKLASENGLDQLSMGMSGDYPTAVMLGATHVRVGTALFGARS
- a CDS encoding TonB-dependent receptor, with the protein product MNFRNAARRSAALLLASCALAPMTAHAQDEAEEALAGGEDDSAIGALNTIVVTGTKTQNAENVQDVPVAVTAFNAKSLEALKVRDIQSLSYSAPNVSLDQIGTSRGQANFSIRGLGINSSIPSIDPTVGVFVDGVYLGLNAGVVFDLFDLDSVEILRGPQGVLFGRNVTGGAVLINTGNPTDYLTGKLRASVDGPFLDGGRGGANYTVSGVVSGPLVEDTLLFKLGGYYNKDEGYFTNLFDGSNHGEAETKILRGALEGRFGDLTLTGKLDYFDSEGDGPAGQNRGQFDRESFDLAIDNPGNYDNEIWTASLTAEADIGPGTLTNIFGWRKYDATTDGDIDSLPVFIFHSPTDTAQEQFSNELRYAVSTDAFDLTVGGFWFDQSIAYTEQRNIVSVAPLAFYGGGEQDHEVLGLFAAGEWHLTDALSLIVGIRWSREEKDAAVTYVRPRPECSVIDGTCPVTGTNPFSANPALAAIFPGGIENNGFSDKNDWTNWSPKLGLQYEFGRGQLYTHWTRGYRSGGYNFRITSPAAFEAIAAANGAFFFDEEKVDNYEIGGKFQTDSGDFTLNVAAYYTDISNIQREVNQASASAGVAQSIFNTADASILGFEAEARMRVSPSLLFTANLGVMDDKYDAILFDISGDGAIDDADLALRLPRVPEVTWGMGVIHEWDLGASEIVSRVNFQYRDEFAYTDNNFGYVQDASMLDANITWNTPVDGLSLSLYGKNLLDQVQAGGDTQLPFGAGAFSNGVNRPFDPNPAVGTFSPLMKGRQVGIEAAFEF
- a CDS encoding thiamine phosphate synthase, whose translation is MSIARRYSEAMRRFQSLPQLWLLSDERNDAVLEEALRRLPRGSGFVYRHYHLGDPERWARFRALRRIARTMDHWMLLADSALTAREWGADGIYGAPRSLYPRRSELVQIATAHGMDEIAQANRHGADAIMLSPAFATRSHPGSPSLGPARFRMLARHAQMPVIALGGMNDATAQRLDWPRWAAIDGLS